In a single window of the Nicotiana tomentosiformis chromosome 8, ASM39032v3, whole genome shotgun sequence genome:
- the LOC138898226 gene encoding uncharacterized protein, with product MAEELKNLTSRFQGVEGGKGIEGLNYEDLCIKPDVELPDVYKPPKFEMFDGIGDPKVHLRTYCDKLVGVGKDETICMNLFMRSLTGDALSWYISQNPKKWINWVSMASDFMDRLRFNTENAPYVFYIQNLKKKPTETFR from the coding sequence atggcggaggaacttaagaatcttacaagtcGATTCCAAGGTGTCGAAGGTGGTAAAGGCATCGAAGGCTTGAACTATGAGGATTTATGTATTAAACCGGACGTAGAACTGCCAGACgtttacaaacctcctaagttcgaaatgttcgacgggATAGGTGATCCAAAGGTACATCTAAGGACGTATTGTGACAAACTCGTAGGGGTTGGTAAAGATGAAACAATCTGCATGAAtctgttcatgaggagcctcactggagatgccctatcctggtatatcagtcaaaatccaaagaagtggATTAACTGGGTAAGCATGgcgtcagatttcatggatcggttgaGATTCAATACAGAGAATGCACCATATGTCTTCTATATCCAGAATCTTAAGAAGAAGCCAACAGAGACTTTCCGCTag